The sequence AGAAATGTTGGGTTACAGAAGAATAGAACAGATACATTTGGAGATTCTTTAATATGATATCAATCAAGTGCTTATAAACCATTCAATTGGTGAGTTATGGAGGACAGATGACAGTGGTTTTCAAGCCCCCTACCTGATTCTTTTGCATCGGCTAAACACGCCCAGTTCCATCTTCAACAGTATACAGAAGCCTAGTAACTTCTAATTATACTCGAGCCAAGTAGGCCTTGATGGAAGTTACCCGCTATTGTTGTAAAGGTGCAAGGACTTGAATCATATCTGGACTATTTTAAGCATCTTCAAATGCAGGAGATGTGTATTTAGAAATGGCTGCATCAATCCTCTCTTTGTCTCTGGTTGCAAATGCTTCCAACAGGACCCCGCCTTTATAGAAGTGAAAGAGGGGCACAGACTGCATCAGTTTATATAAAGTCTCAGTGGATCATGAAGTATGGAAAAGGAACAAGTTGATCAATAGTAGCTCATGATACACATTAAAAATGGTACTCTGTATTTTACCTTGATTCTAAGTCGTTCAGCAACTTCAGATTGTTCATCATACTCATCGATTACCTGCAGTACATATCATTGCAAGTTCTTATTTTGAGTCGATAAAAGATAATTGACACAATGACCAAGAATGGCCAAAAGCCATAAAGTTAAATATCAGTTGATGAacttttccctcttctttcAGAGGTTGTCCGGTGAGGCTTGGGGGCAATGCTTAGAAGTTTCATACATTTTATCAGCCCATCAAGCCGAGTTCAACTAGCATACTCACATTGTGCTTTAAGAAGATTACAGCAGCTTCTTTATCTCCAGATCCCCTGCATAATTTTGCAAACCCTTGCTCTATGTACTTGCAGCTTCCACAAGAAGGACGATAAAAATCTACCACAACTAAAGAATTTGCTCCTTTGGCCTTTTGAATAATTTTGGAGAATTCCTCATCAGTCTTAAATTCTTTAACACATTCAACAGGACAGagctcatcatcttcatcagaTAATTCCCACTGATTATCATTAGCCCCTCTGACTCTTTCAGTTCGGAAAGTGTCCAAAGCTTTGATGGTAGATGGGATCTTTGCCCTAATAAGACATAATCTAACGTCACTTCTCTCATGAAGAAAGCTGGGAACTATACAGGGAACTCTAGAATCAATCTGTCTATTTAGGTTCTTTCCAGAACCAAAATATGCTTtacaatgaaaatatttttgcctCTGCATGACAACATAGATCAAACCCCAAGCTCCGATATATGCAATCAAACTGAAGACCCAAGAtaataaatcttcaaaatatcACTAAAATAGATGCTTCAATCTATATCTTCAGCCCAGACctgaatttcattttaatttattgccTGTGTGATGTAAAAGATGATGAGtatcaaaataagagaaaattcCATAAGCATTATATCATCGGACTAGTAAAGAAACAGGGTAAATTACAAATTACCTCCCTGCGGTCAGGGACAATTATAATTACATCCacactttatgaaaactttCACTAGATCTTCATGCGTTTTATAGTAAAATGAAATTCATACTATCGGTTCTACTTGTTGATTTCTCTACAAGATCCACACGTTTTAGTCAAAATATGGAATTAAGCCCTCATTGGGCCATCAATGAGATTTAAAGTTTCATAGTAAAAAGAAGCAGAATAGCTACAAATTTGGATTCAGAAGCAAAATAATTCTATTTCTGTCCATTCTAAGGAACAGCCTTTTGCTACATTTCATTTTTCCTGCGACAGATGGATGTCATGTCATGTAGGATAATcccaaaattagaaaaattaattcatttatttactCCAAACCACTCAGATAGGCAGGTAAATTTCAGTCTCTCCTAGAAATCACACAAGATTTATGACTAGCctataaatagagaaaaaaatatacagcAATGCAGACTATAGATAAATGTTTCTTTCTATAATATTTCCTTCTCTACAGAGCCACGCACCAGATCTCACAAATCTTCCATTATTGATTAAAAATCTGCATAATGAAGTCCGcaatttgtttccttttcccTAAAATAGCATGGTGACATAATGTTCAAGAAGCAGCAACTTGCAGCTGCAGCCAAAAAAGCATGcaatttgtttccttttcccTAAAGTTTTACCGAGTCccttatattttttgttgaattcATACAGATCTTTGGATCATAACCAACCACTTGACATGAAATAATTGCTCAATTTACTCACTGCAAAAGCTTTGGCTCACATGAGAAACCATTctttgatatattaatattgcgTAGTCTGCCTTTAACGAGGCCGTGTTCAACCTaaatcaatt comes from Juglans microcarpa x Juglans regia isolate MS1-56 chromosome 8S, Jm3101_v1.0, whole genome shotgun sequence and encodes:
- the LOC121244988 gene encoding thioredoxin-like 4, chloroplastic isoform X1, translating into MQRQKYFHCKAYFGSGKNLNRQIDSRVPCIVPSFLHERSDVRLCLIRAKIPSTIKALDTFRTERVRGANDNQWELSDEDDELCPVECVKEFKTDEEFSKIIQKAKGANSLVVVDFYRPSCGSCKYIEQGFAKLCRGSGDKEAAVIFLKHNVIDEYDEQSEVAERLRIKSVPLFHFYKGGVLLEAFATRDKERIDAAISKYTSPAFEDA
- the LOC121244988 gene encoding thioredoxin-like 4, chloroplastic isoform X2, giving the protein MVVRCPLFTGGFLQQLSQSARFPNCRRAKIPSTIKALDTFRTERVRGANDNQWELSDEDDELCPVECVKEFKTDEEFSKIIQKAKGANSLVVVDFYRPSCGSCKYIEQGFAKLCRGSGDKEAAVIFLKHNVIDEYDEQSEVAERLRIKSVPLFHFYKGGVLLEAFATRDKERIDAAISKYTSPAFEDA
- the LOC121244988 gene encoding thioredoxin-like 4, chloroplastic isoform X3; amino-acid sequence: MKFRAKIPSTIKALDTFRTERVRGANDNQWELSDEDDELCPVECVKEFKTDEEFSKIIQKAKGANSLVVVDFYRPSCGSCKYIEQGFAKLCRGSGDKEAAVIFLKHNVIDEYDEQSEVAERLRIKSVPLFHFYKGGVLLEAFATRDKERIDAAISKYTSPAFEDA